A genome region from Thermomonospora amylolytica includes the following:
- a CDS encoding LysE family translocator, with amino-acid sequence MPSLSTLAVYVVTATLILLVPGPAVLYIVSQGVRQGPRAAVTAVVGIHAGTLVQVAAAVAGLSWLLLNSSLAFTVVKYAGAAYLIYLGVRTLIGRSREVGDLAAATPKSTRRLLGEGFLVNVLNPKPALFFLAFLPQFVDPARGAPALQITVLGLVFVLLGLCTDGAYGLLAGVVGPWLRGNARALRAERYAVGTTFIGLGVFTALSPSARRTG; translated from the coding sequence ATGCCGAGCCTTTCGACCCTGGCCGTGTACGTCGTCACGGCCACCCTGATCCTCCTCGTTCCCGGTCCCGCCGTCCTGTACATAGTGTCGCAGGGCGTCCGGCAGGGCCCCCGGGCCGCCGTCACCGCGGTGGTGGGCATCCACGCGGGGACCCTCGTCCAGGTGGCCGCCGCCGTGGCGGGCCTGTCGTGGCTGCTGCTGAACTCCTCGCTGGCGTTCACGGTCGTCAAGTACGCCGGCGCCGCGTACCTGATCTACCTGGGGGTCCGGACGCTGATCGGCCGTTCCCGGGAGGTCGGGGACCTGGCCGCCGCCACCCCCAAGAGCACCCGCCGCCTGCTCGGCGAGGGCTTCCTGGTCAACGTGCTCAACCCCAAGCCGGCGTTGTTCTTCCTGGCGTTCCTCCCCCAGTTCGTGGACCCCGCCAGGGGCGCGCCCGCACTGCAGATCACGGTGCTCGGCCTGGTCTTCGTGCTGCTGGGCCTGTGCACGGACGGCGCGTACGGCCTGCTGGCGGGCGTCGTCGGCCCCTGGCTGCGGGGCAACGCCCGGGCCCTGCGCGCGGAACGCTACGCCGTGGGCACCACGTTCATCGGCCTCGGCGTCTTCACCGCCCTCAGCCCGTCCGCCCGCCGCACCGGCTGA
- a CDS encoding WD40 repeat domain-containing serine/threonine protein kinase: MIHGPGALIAGQYRLVEEIGRGGFGVVWRARDERLERQVAAKELFLPTYLGHGRRDERRERSLREARSAARIVHPSAVTVYDVAEDGDCPWIIMELVPGRALNALVREHGPVSPRQAARIGLQVLGALRAAHAAGVVHRDVKPGNVLIGERRVVLTDFGIATIEGDPAITHSGLVMGAPAYTAPERARGEPAVPASDLWSLGATLFYAVEGHRPYAGPNPNAVFHAILNGDPAPPCHAGPLAPVITGLMRKDIDERLTAPEAAVMLQDVIDMTPSPTRPRTEPAHPSHRPAPARRRTRDRPDGQPGRRPAPRSRRTLTAAVTLLALTGGTGGLLLSYDHVVPARSARPVHAAALGMPPPATLPPAPGRLHAVAFAPDGRLLATGGEDGRVRLVDVTGRRQVAALAGHGHAVLAVAFSPDGRLLASGGHDGTVILWDVERARRVATLAPDLGVVGSVGFGPDGRRLAVAGADGVRIWDTVTRRAVRSFDPGEHRIVTDFGGHGALAVAGHRTVRIWQPGESARGTVLGRTTSAVRAVAINPGGTIVACGGSDGRVALWDTRTRGPAGTLVHGRAVHAVSFSPDGRTLATAGGSTVILWDAATGTRLRTLTGHTGTVAAVAYSPDGRLLATAGHDRSTRLWPTAGRPPDHAVGS, encoded by the coding sequence ATGATCCACGGCCCAGGTGCGCTGATCGCCGGGCAGTACCGCCTGGTCGAGGAGATCGGGCGGGGCGGTTTCGGCGTGGTCTGGCGGGCCCGCGACGAACGGCTGGAACGCCAGGTCGCCGCCAAGGAACTGTTCCTGCCCACCTACCTGGGCCACGGCCGGCGGGACGAACGCCGCGAGCGGAGCCTGCGCGAGGCCAGGTCCGCCGCCCGGATCGTGCACCCGTCCGCCGTCACCGTCTACGACGTGGCCGAGGACGGCGACTGCCCGTGGATCATCATGGAGCTGGTTCCGGGACGCGCGCTGAACGCCCTGGTCAGGGAGCACGGGCCGGTGTCGCCGCGGCAGGCCGCCCGGATCGGGCTCCAGGTGCTGGGGGCGCTGCGGGCCGCCCACGCCGCCGGGGTCGTGCACCGCGACGTCAAGCCGGGCAACGTCCTCATCGGGGAACGCCGCGTCGTCCTCACCGACTTCGGGATCGCCACCATCGAGGGAGATCCGGCGATCACCCACTCCGGGCTCGTGATGGGCGCGCCCGCCTACACGGCGCCCGAACGGGCCAGGGGCGAGCCCGCCGTCCCGGCCTCCGACCTGTGGTCGCTGGGCGCGACCCTGTTCTACGCGGTCGAGGGACACCGTCCTTACGCCGGACCCAACCCCAACGCGGTCTTCCACGCCATCCTCAACGGGGACCCCGCCCCTCCCTGTCACGCCGGTCCCCTGGCCCCGGTCATCACCGGCCTGATGCGCAAGGACATCGACGAACGCCTCACCGCGCCGGAGGCCGCCGTCATGCTCCAGGACGTCATCGACATGACCCCGTCCCCCACGCGGCCGCGCACCGAGCCTGCGCATCCGAGCCACCGCCCCGCCCCCGCGAGGCGACGCACCCGGGACAGGCCGGACGGTCAGCCCGGACGCCGCCCCGCCCCCAGAAGCAGGCGCACCCTCACGGCGGCGGTGACGCTCCTCGCGCTGACCGGCGGCACAGGTGGGCTGCTGCTGTCGTACGACCACGTCGTTCCCGCCCGCTCGGCCCGGCCCGTGCACGCCGCCGCGCTCGGGATGCCGCCGCCCGCCACGCTGCCGCCCGCCCCCGGCAGGCTGCACGCGGTCGCGTTCGCCCCGGACGGCCGGCTGCTGGCCACCGGCGGGGAGGACGGCCGGGTCCGGCTGGTCGACGTGACCGGACGGCGGCAGGTCGCGGCGCTGGCGGGCCACGGGCACGCGGTGCTGGCGGTGGCGTTCAGCCCGGACGGGCGGCTGCTGGCGTCCGGCGGCCACGACGGCACGGTGATCCTGTGGGACGTCGAACGGGCCCGCCGGGTCGCGACGCTGGCCCCGGACCTGGGCGTCGTCGGCTCGGTCGGCTTCGGCCCGGACGGGCGGCGGCTGGCGGTCGCGGGCGCGGACGGGGTGCGGATCTGGGACACCGTCACCCGCCGGGCGGTCCGGTCGTTCGACCCCGGCGAGCACCGGATCGTCACCGACTTCGGCGGGCACGGCGCACTGGCCGTCGCCGGACACCGGACGGTGCGGATCTGGCAGCCCGGCGAGTCCGCACGGGGCACCGTGCTCGGCCGCACCACCTCGGCCGTCCGCGCCGTCGCCATCAACCCCGGCGGCACCATCGTGGCCTGCGGCGGGAGCGACGGACGCGTCGCCCTCTGGGACACCCGCACCCGCGGCCCCGCCGGCACCCTCGTCCACGGCCGGGCCGTCCACGCCGTCTCGTTCAGCCCGGACGGCCGTACCCTGGCCACCGCCGGCGGCTCCACCGTCATCCTGTGGGACGCCGCCACCGGCACCCGGCTGCGCACCCTCACCGGCCACACCGGCACCGTCGCCGCCGTCGCCTACAGCCCCGACGGCCGCCTCCTGGCCACCGCGGGCCACGACAGATCCACCCGCCTGTGGCCCACCGCCGGCCGACCTCCGGATCACGCGGTCGGGTCGTAG
- a CDS encoding Imm7 family immunity protein, with the protein MYQVTGWFVVRASPGDTELAEEGRVHREIAELVGGFGWAGHFQMKVVNGEGFVTVATLTNHRGGEAADLELFLRELCRVAPGSYGLLHEWDDETAEWPGENAFKVYVLARGRVTVREDPFFSPLVPTIEDPYDPTA; encoded by the coding sequence GTGTATCAGGTGACGGGGTGGTTCGTTGTGCGGGCGTCTCCCGGGGACACGGAGCTCGCCGAGGAGGGGCGGGTGCACCGTGAGATCGCGGAGCTGGTCGGCGGGTTCGGGTGGGCCGGCCACTTCCAGATGAAGGTGGTCAACGGTGAGGGGTTCGTGACCGTGGCCACCCTGACCAACCATCGCGGGGGCGAGGCCGCCGACCTGGAGTTGTTCCTCCGGGAGCTGTGCCGGGTGGCTCCCGGCTCGTACGGGCTGCTGCACGAGTGGGACGACGAGACCGCCGAGTGGCCGGGGGAGAACGCGTTCAAGGTGTACGTGCTCGCCCGGGGGAGGGTGACGGTCCGCGAGGATCCGTTCTTCTCACCGCTCGTCCCGACGATCGAGGACCCCTACGACCCGACCGCGTGA
- a CDS encoding NAD(P)H-quinone oxidoreductase, producing the protein MRAIAIREPGDPDVLEWTEVPDPVPAAGEVVLEVAAAGVNRADVMQRLGFYPPPPGAPPYPGLEAAGRVVEVGEGVTGWRVGDEACALLAGGGYAERVAVPAGQLLPIPRGLKTVEAAALPEVACTVWSNAFMLARLAPGETFLVHGGGSGIGTMAIQLAKAHGARVACTVGSAEKAERCRELGADVVIDHTAEDFVEAGPYDVILDIIGARYLARNVEALRTGGRLVVIGLQGGRRAELDLNMLLAKRAAVHATSLRTRPLDEKAAIVTEVRENVWPLVESGTVRPVIDRILPMTDAAEAHRVLDAGGHIGKILLTV; encoded by the coding sequence ATGCGTGCCATTGCGATCAGGGAGCCCGGCGACCCCGACGTCCTGGAGTGGACCGAGGTGCCCGATCCGGTGCCCGCGGCCGGCGAGGTGGTGCTGGAGGTGGCGGCCGCCGGGGTCAACCGGGCCGACGTGATGCAGCGGCTCGGCTTCTATCCCCCGCCGCCGGGCGCTCCCCCGTACCCGGGCCTGGAGGCGGCCGGCCGCGTCGTCGAGGTCGGCGAGGGCGTGACCGGCTGGCGGGTGGGCGACGAGGCGTGCGCGCTGCTGGCGGGCGGCGGGTACGCCGAACGCGTCGCGGTCCCGGCCGGGCAGCTCCTGCCGATCCCGCGCGGGCTCAAGACGGTGGAGGCGGCGGCGCTGCCCGAGGTCGCCTGCACGGTCTGGTCGAACGCGTTCATGCTGGCGCGGCTGGCCCCCGGCGAGACGTTCCTGGTGCACGGCGGCGGCAGCGGCATCGGCACGATGGCGATCCAGCTCGCCAAGGCGCACGGCGCGCGGGTGGCCTGCACCGTGGGCAGCGCGGAGAAGGCCGAACGGTGCCGCGAGCTCGGCGCGGACGTGGTCATCGACCACACCGCCGAGGACTTCGTCGAGGCCGGCCCGTACGACGTGATCCTGGACATCATCGGCGCCAGGTACCTCGCGCGTAATGTGGAGGCGTTGCGGACCGGCGGGCGGCTGGTGGTGATCGGTCTGCAGGGCGGCCGGCGCGCCGAGCTCGACCTGAACATGCTGCTGGCCAAGCGCGCCGCGGTGCACGCCACCTCGCTGCGGACCCGCCCCCTGGACGAGAAGGCCGCGATCGTGACGGAGGTGCGCGAGAACGTGTGGCCGCTGGTCGAGTCCGGCACGGTCCGGCCGGTGATCGACCGCATCCTCCCGATGACCGACGCCGCCGAGGCGCACCGCGTTCTGGACGCCGGCGGCCACATCGGCAAGATCCTGCTCACCGTGTGA
- a CDS encoding RNA-guided endonuclease InsQ/TnpB family protein → MVRQVKRAFKYRFYPTDEQAMELLRTFGCVRLVYNQALEERTRAWYTEQRRLSYAESSARLTEWKKTPELAFLNEVSSVPLQQALRHLQAAFANFFAKRAEYPRFKSRKKSRGSAEYTRSAFTWRDSRLKLAKMREPLDIRWSRPLPEGAEPSTVTVSRDASDRWFVSLLCEDTVPAAPASDRAVGIDAGLTALVTLSTGEKVTNPKHERRDRERLARAQRELSRKQKGSANRVKARRKVARIHARIVDRRRDFLHKLTTRLVRENQTVVIEDLAVRTMLKNRSLARAISDAAWHQIRAMLKYKAAWYGRELVVIDRFLPSSKLCGACGTVHGQLPLDVREWTCDCGAAHDRDINAARNILAAGLAVSACGADVRPQRESSRMGRSAVKQETQRATAGLPRL, encoded by the coding sequence ATGGTGCGGCAGGTGAAGCGGGCGTTCAAATACCGCTTCTACCCCACCGATGAGCAGGCGATGGAGCTGTTGCGCACGTTTGGCTGCGTGCGTCTGGTGTACAACCAGGCATTGGAGGAACGCACCCGGGCCTGGTACACCGAACAGCGCCGTCTCTCCTACGCGGAGTCCTCGGCCAGGCTGACGGAGTGGAAGAAGACTCCCGAGCTGGCGTTCCTCAATGAGGTGTCGTCGGTGCCGTTGCAGCAGGCACTGCGGCATCTGCAGGCGGCGTTTGCAAACTTCTTCGCCAAACGCGCCGAGTACCCGCGCTTCAAGTCCAGGAAGAAGTCCCGTGGCAGCGCCGAGTACACCCGCTCGGCGTTCACGTGGCGCGACAGCCGACTGAAGCTGGCGAAGATGCGTGAGCCGCTGGACATCCGCTGGTCGCGTCCGCTGCCCGAGGGGGCGGAGCCGTCCACGGTGACGGTGTCGCGGGACGCGTCGGATCGCTGGTTCGTGTCCCTGCTGTGCGAGGACACCGTCCCCGCCGCCCCGGCCTCGGACCGGGCCGTGGGCATCGACGCCGGGCTCACCGCCCTGGTGACCCTGTCCACCGGGGAGAAGGTCACCAATCCCAAGCACGAGAGGCGGGATCGCGAACGGCTCGCCAGGGCACAGCGAGAACTGTCCCGTAAACAGAAGGGCTCCGCCAACCGGGTCAAGGCCCGTCGCAAGGTCGCCCGTATCCACGCTCGGATCGTCGACCGGCGTCGGGATTTCCTGCACAAGTTGACCACTCGACTCGTCCGTGAGAACCAAACGGTCGTGATCGAGGACTTGGCCGTCCGCACGATGCTCAAGAACCGCTCGCTGGCCCGCGCGATCTCCGATGCGGCCTGGCACCAGATACGGGCGATGCTGAAGTACAAGGCAGCGTGGTATGGGCGGGAACTGGTCGTGATCGATCGGTTTCTCCCGTCCTCCAAGCTGTGCGGTGCGTGCGGCACCGTGCACGGACAGCTGCCACTGGACGTCCGCGAGTGGACGTGCGACTGTGGCGCCGCCCACGACCGCGATATCAACGCGGCGCGCAACATCCTGGCCGCCGGGCTGGCGGTGTCCGCCTGTGGAGCTGATGTAAGACCTCAACGGGAGTCCTCCCGGATGGGGCGGTCGGCGGTGAAGCAGGAAACCCAGCGGGCAACCGCTGGACTTCCCCGCCTCTAG
- a CDS encoding bacterial proteasome activator family protein has protein sequence MNEPRSTESAQDPQVVVVGPNGVPVTSREESGDDNNDDRPVTEMVEQPAKVMRIGGMIRQLLEEVKAAPLDEASRARLKEIHASSIKELEDGLAPELVEELERLSLPFAEDEVPSEAELRIAQAQLVGWLEGLFHGIQTTLFAQQMAARAQLEQMRRALPAGIMPGAVQQPDEDQPKRPGHTSGPYL, from the coding sequence ATGAACGAGCCCCGAAGCACCGAGTCCGCCCAGGACCCCCAGGTCGTCGTGGTCGGCCCGAACGGCGTCCCGGTCACCTCCCGGGAGGAGTCCGGTGACGACAACAACGACGATCGTCCGGTCACCGAGATGGTGGAGCAGCCCGCCAAGGTGATGCGGATCGGCGGGATGATCCGGCAGCTGCTGGAGGAGGTCAAGGCCGCCCCCCTGGACGAGGCCAGCCGCGCCCGGCTCAAGGAGATCCACGCCTCCTCGATCAAGGAGCTGGAGGACGGGCTCGCCCCCGAGCTGGTGGAGGAGCTGGAACGGCTGTCGCTGCCGTTCGCCGAGGACGAGGTCCCCAGCGAGGCCGAGCTGCGCATCGCCCAGGCCCAGCTGGTGGGCTGGCTGGAGGGCCTGTTCCACGGCATCCAGACCACCCTGTTCGCCCAGCAGATGGCCGCCCGCGCCCAGCTCGAGCAGATGCGCCGCGCCCTGCCCGCCGGCATCATGCCCGGCGCCGTCCAGCAGCCCGACGAGGACCAGCCCAAGCGCCCCGGCCACACCTCCGGCCCCTACCTGTAG
- a CDS encoding Cof-type HAD-IIB family hydrolase, giving the protein MTDTGESVAEPVPMEGRTPRLVATDLDGTIVRSDGTISARTVQALARVERAGSVLVMVTGRPPRWMHDVAAAVGHHGIAICANGAVVYDLHTETVVRTRLIEPGILAEVVRRLRAVDGDLRFAVEYADGFVFEERFRPGRWDAEALGGRAVDDRTLVSRGGTKLLALHPDAHPDHLAERVHTAVGDLVTVTHSSGRGLMEMSALGVTKATALAELCAEHGVTADEVVAFGDMPNDLPMLSWAGTSYAVANAHPAVLDVVTHHTARNDDDGVAQVLERLFPAN; this is encoded by the coding sequence ATGACCGATACGGGGGAGTCCGTGGCCGAACCCGTTCCGATGGAGGGCCGGACGCCGCGGCTGGTCGCGACCGACCTGGACGGGACCATCGTCCGTTCGGACGGCACCATCTCGGCCCGTACGGTGCAGGCCCTCGCCAGGGTGGAACGCGCCGGATCCGTCCTGGTCATGGTCACCGGACGGCCGCCGCGCTGGATGCACGACGTCGCCGCCGCCGTCGGCCACCACGGCATCGCGATCTGCGCGAACGGGGCCGTGGTCTACGACCTGCACACCGAGACCGTGGTGCGCACCCGGCTGATCGAGCCCGGGATCCTCGCCGAGGTGGTGCGGCGGCTGCGCGCGGTGGACGGGGACCTGCGGTTCGCGGTGGAGTACGCCGACGGGTTCGTGTTCGAGGAGCGTTTCCGGCCGGGGCGCTGGGACGCCGAGGCGCTGGGCGGGCGGGCGGTGGACGACCGCACCCTGGTCAGCCGGGGCGGCACCAAGCTGCTGGCGCTCCACCCCGACGCCCACCCCGACCACCTGGCCGAACGGGTGCACACGGCGGTGGGCGACCTGGTCACCGTCACGCACTCCTCCGGCCGGGGGCTGATGGAGATGAGCGCCCTGGGCGTCACCAAGGCCACCGCGCTGGCCGAGCTGTGCGCCGAGCACGGGGTGACCGCCGACGAGGTGGTGGCGTTCGGCGACATGCCCAACGACCTGCCGATGCTGAGCTGGGCGGGCACCTCGTACGCGGTGGCCAACGCCCATCCCGCCGTGCTCGACGTGGTCACCCACCACACCGCCCGCAACGACGACGACGGCGTCGCCCAGGTCCTCGAACGCCTCTTCCCCGCGAACTGA
- the serS gene encoding serine--tRNA ligase, translating to MIDLRALREDPERLRASQRARGEDEAVVDRLIDLDERRRSALSRFESLRAEQKSFGKSVSKAKGEEREALLARAKELAQQVKEAEAEADRLGGELDELLRGVPNVIEDGAPPGGEQDYVVLEHVGEPPSFDFEPRDHLELGERLGAIDTERGAKVSGARFYYLTGVGARLQLALLNLAMEQAVEAGFVPMYPPVLVKPEAMEGTGFLGAHAAEVYRLPADDLYLVGTSEVPLAAYHMDEIIDALPRRYVAWSSCFRREAGSYGKDTRGIIRVHQFDKVEMFSYCAPEDAHSEHLRLLDWEKQMLAKVEVPFRVIDVAAGDLGASAARKYDCEAWIPTQNTYREVTSTSNCTEFQARRLAVRHRDDSGRTRPVATLNGTLATTRWIVAILENHQRPDGSVRVPKALQPHMGGLEVLEPVR from the coding sequence GTGATTGACCTGCGAGCTCTTCGAGAGGATCCCGAGCGGCTGCGCGCCTCGCAGCGCGCCCGCGGTGAGGACGAGGCCGTCGTCGACCGGCTGATCGACCTGGACGAGCGGCGCCGTTCGGCGCTGTCCCGGTTCGAGTCGTTGCGGGCCGAGCAGAAGAGTTTCGGCAAGTCGGTGTCCAAGGCCAAGGGCGAGGAGCGCGAGGCGCTGCTGGCCCGGGCCAAGGAGCTGGCCCAGCAGGTCAAGGAGGCCGAGGCGGAGGCCGACCGGCTGGGCGGCGAGCTGGACGAGCTGCTCAGGGGCGTTCCCAACGTCATCGAGGACGGCGCGCCCCCCGGCGGCGAGCAGGACTACGTGGTGCTGGAGCACGTGGGCGAGCCGCCGAGCTTCGACTTCGAGCCCCGCGACCATCTGGAGCTGGGCGAGCGGCTCGGCGCGATCGACACCGAGCGCGGCGCGAAGGTCTCCGGGGCCCGGTTCTACTACCTGACCGGGGTGGGCGCGCGGCTGCAGCTCGCGCTGCTCAACCTGGCGATGGAGCAGGCCGTGGAGGCGGGCTTCGTCCCGATGTACCCGCCGGTCCTGGTCAAGCCGGAGGCGATGGAGGGCACCGGCTTCCTCGGCGCGCACGCCGCGGAGGTCTACCGGCTGCCCGCCGACGACCTGTACCTGGTGGGCACCTCGGAGGTGCCGCTGGCGGCGTACCACATGGACGAGATCATCGACGCCCTCCCCCGCCGGTACGTGGCCTGGTCGTCCTGCTTCCGCCGGGAGGCCGGCTCCTACGGCAAGGACACCCGGGGCATCATCCGCGTCCACCAGTTCGACAAGGTGGAGATGTTCTCCTACTGCGCGCCCGAGGACGCGCACTCCGAGCATCTGCGCCTGCTGGACTGGGAGAAGCAGATGCTCGCCAAGGTCGAGGTGCCGTTCCGGGTGATCGACGTGGCCGCCGGCGACCTGGGCGCCAGCGCCGCCCGCAAGTACGACTGCGAGGCCTGGATCCCGACCCAGAACACCTACCGCGAGGTCACCTCCACCTCCAACTGCACCGAGTTCCAGGCCCGCCGCCTGGCCGTCCGCCACCGTGACGACAGCGGCAGGACCCGCCCGGTCGCCACCCTGAACGGCACCCTGGCCACCACCCGCTGGATCGTCGCCATCCTGGAGAACCACCAGCGGCCCGACGGCTCCGTCCGGGTCCCCAAGGCCCTCCAGCCCCACATGGGCGGCCTGGAGGTCCTCGAACCCGTCCGCTGA
- a CDS encoding class I SAM-dependent methyltransferase: MTNAFDVFERELWDGRADAYEQGFARLTAYTVGPLLDAAGVGAGTRMLDVGTGPGIVAAGAVRRGASVTAVDADPGMARTAARNVPEADVDVAVLPSLPYGDEAFDAVVGNFVINHVGEPVTAVRELLRVLRPGGRLALTCWVLPPSGALALLKEAMDEVGVQWPDDIPVTPFMEYGNPDAFAGLLREAGAGEAGVEALDWEHVIDPEEWWRTGAMARVGSNAVVLARQDEATIAKVKAAYGRRVEEHRRPDGEVAVPAHALLARGVRLSTG, encoded by the coding sequence GTGACCAACGCCTTCGATGTGTTCGAGCGTGAGCTGTGGGACGGGCGGGCCGACGCCTACGAGCAGGGGTTCGCACGGCTGACGGCCTACACCGTGGGGCCTCTGCTGGATGCGGCGGGGGTCGGAGCCGGTACGCGGATGCTGGACGTGGGGACCGGGCCGGGGATCGTAGCGGCCGGGGCCGTACGGCGTGGGGCGTCGGTCACGGCGGTGGACGCCGACCCCGGGATGGCGCGTACGGCGGCGCGCAACGTGCCCGAGGCCGATGTCGACGTGGCGGTGCTGCCGTCGCTGCCCTACGGGGACGAGGCGTTCGACGCGGTGGTGGGCAACTTCGTCATCAACCACGTCGGGGAGCCCGTGACAGCGGTGCGGGAGCTGCTGCGGGTGCTGCGGCCGGGTGGGCGGCTGGCGCTGACCTGCTGGGTGCTGCCCCCCAGCGGGGCGCTGGCGCTGCTCAAGGAGGCCATGGACGAGGTCGGCGTGCAGTGGCCGGACGACATTCCGGTGACGCCGTTCATGGAGTACGGCAATCCGGACGCCTTCGCGGGCCTGCTGCGCGAGGCCGGGGCCGGTGAGGCGGGCGTCGAGGCGCTGGACTGGGAGCACGTCATCGACCCGGAGGAGTGGTGGCGGACCGGCGCGATGGCCCGGGTCGGCTCGAACGCGGTGGTGCTCGCCCGGCAGGACGAGGCGACGATCGCCAAGGTCAAGGCCGCCTACGGTCGGCGGGTCGAGGAACACCGGCGCCCGGACGGCGAGGTCGCGGTGCCCGCCCACGCGCTGCTGGCCCGTGGTGTTCGGTTGTCCACAGGCTAG
- a CDS encoding peptidase associated/transthyretin-like domain-containing protein, whose product MRRLATVLTALAIAPAPAFLALTPPAAVAATVSDVIAGAQAVEGGYRIAVRVSSDQAIERVQAVVHHPDGGATTVEDFQIVQRTALVWEARSASPIPLSIGDHTIGISVWDVTGTRTDKADAGAVAVRLATRFASAAIVPHVINLVEDQVTVSGRLLRRTVEGTEEPYPGATIQVEGMPYTFVTDEQGVFSGKIRTGGKRTIRVSYAYGPVYGAASADIQVSYTQLPTRVSISPVPQGLRVGDSTTLSGKLEWRRPTGEWEPLGGRTVEISFLDLETGTEQKLTERVTGADGSFSPVPVTITRSGRYIASFNRDRSEIYYTSAGSGGYIHYAYYRTQIVGANADPEPVGAGSKVTMRGQVIRQNAPADQAMAAGVPVLLHFSPDGRQWEYVTTGTTDAQGRFMLSGVARRDGYWRAYYEGRSTGEAPSAIGDLQAISGADHVDVRYRTRVSSFNASPEPVTKGRPITVQGRLDRLVGSSWKALTGASVTVYFKPNGSTVWTAMSTVKTSSTGWFKKSFTASKDGTWMVKYNGSSANLGVQGPGDYVDVR is encoded by the coding sequence GTGCGCCGACTCGCCACCGTCCTCACCGCGCTGGCCATAGCGCCCGCGCCCGCCTTCCTCGCCCTGACGCCCCCGGCCGCCGTCGCCGCCACCGTGTCCGACGTCATCGCGGGCGCGCAGGCCGTCGAGGGCGGATACCGCATCGCCGTACGGGTCTCTTCCGATCAGGCCATCGAACGGGTGCAGGCCGTGGTGCACCACCCGGACGGCGGCGCGACCACGGTCGAGGACTTCCAGATCGTGCAGCGCACCGCTCTTGTGTGGGAGGCGCGCTCGGCGTCTCCCATCCCCCTCTCCATAGGTGACCACACGATCGGCATCAGTGTCTGGGACGTCACGGGCACCCGTACCGACAAGGCGGACGCCGGTGCCGTCGCCGTGCGCCTGGCCACCCGTTTCGCCAGCGCGGCCATCGTCCCCCACGTGATCAACCTCGTGGAGGACCAGGTGACCGTGTCCGGGCGGCTGCTCCGCCGGACGGTCGAGGGGACCGAGGAGCCGTATCCCGGTGCGACCATCCAGGTCGAGGGCATGCCGTACACGTTCGTCACCGACGAGCAGGGCGTCTTCTCCGGAAAGATCCGGACGGGCGGCAAGAGGACCATCCGCGTGAGCTACGCCTACGGCCCCGTCTATGGCGCCGCTTCCGCGGACATCCAGGTGTCCTACACGCAGTTGCCGACCCGCGTCTCCATCTCCCCGGTCCCTCAAGGCCTGCGTGTCGGCGACAGCACCACGCTGTCCGGGAAGCTGGAATGGCGGCGGCCCACCGGTGAGTGGGAGCCGCTCGGCGGCCGGACCGTCGAGATCTCGTTCCTCGACCTTGAGACCGGGACCGAGCAGAAGCTCACCGAGAGGGTCACCGGAGCCGACGGGAGCTTCTCCCCCGTTCCGGTGACCATCACCAGGAGCGGACGCTACATAGCCAGCTTCAACCGGGACAGGTCCGAGATCTACTACACGTCGGCCGGGTCCGGTGGCTATATCCACTACGCCTACTACCGCACGCAGATCGTCGGGGCGAACGCCGACCCCGAGCCGGTGGGCGCGGGATCCAAGGTGACCATGCGCGGTCAGGTGATCCGGCAGAACGCCCCCGCAGACCAGGCCATGGCCGCCGGTGTCCCTGTGCTCCTGCACTTCTCCCCGGACGGGAGGCAGTGGGAGTACGTCACGACGGGCACGACCGACGCCCAGGGTCGGTTCATGCTGTCCGGCGTGGCGCGCAGGGACGGCTACTGGCGCGCTTATTACGAAGGCCGTTCCACCGGCGAAGCCCCCTCCGCGATCGGTGATCTGCAGGCGATCAGCGGGGCCGACCACGTGGACGTCCGGTATCGGACGCGGGTGTCCTCGTTCAACGCCTCGCCCGAGCCGGTCACCAAGGGCAGGCCCATCACCGTGCAGGGGCGGCTGGACCGTCTCGTCGGATCATCGTGGAAGGCCCTCACGGGGGCCTCGGTGACCGTCTACTTCAAGCCGAACGGGTCGACGGTGTGGACCGCCATGTCCACGGTGAAGACCAGCTCGACGGGATGGTTCAAGAAGTCGTTCACCGCGTCCAAGGACGGCACCTGGATGGTGAAGTACAACGGCAGCTCCGCCAACCTGGGCGTCCAGGGTCCCGGTGACTACGTGGACGTGCGCTGA